A part of Acidobacteriota bacterium genomic DNA contains:
- a CDS encoding LD-carboxypeptidase → MALTPTTRGGLTKFRGVPRGAGIALVAPASPFEPRELEAGLAELRRLGFEPLVDEDAFDRHPIVAGTPERRAAQLMRAIADDRTAAVVAIRGGYGSAELLPWLDADAIARARKAIVGYSDITSLHAYLHTHARVTSVHGAMIDGRLSRGEEAYDPRSFVASLGPTPLGEQSSPALEVMRSGEASGAMFGGTLTQLAASLGTPYAFDPPAGYVLFCEEVGERPYRLRRLLTQLAHAGRLSGASAVVVGALERCDEPGGGITGREVIAEFFDAFPGPVLFGFPSGHTVVPFVSIPLGVEVRVVAAPHRPRVIFEEAAAE, encoded by the coding sequence GTGGCGCTGACGCCGACGACGCGCGGCGGGCTCACGAAGTTCCGCGGGGTCCCGCGGGGTGCCGGCATCGCGCTCGTCGCGCCCGCCAGTCCCTTCGAGCCGCGCGAGCTCGAGGCCGGGCTCGCGGAGCTCCGGCGCCTCGGCTTCGAGCCGCTCGTCGACGAAGACGCGTTCGACCGCCATCCGATCGTGGCCGGCACGCCCGAGCGGCGCGCCGCCCAGCTCATGCGCGCGATCGCGGATGACCGGACCGCGGCGGTCGTGGCCATTCGAGGCGGATACGGCAGCGCCGAGCTGCTGCCATGGCTCGACGCCGACGCGATTGCCCGCGCGCGCAAGGCGATCGTCGGCTACAGCGACATCACGTCGCTCCATGCCTATCTCCATACGCATGCCCGGGTCACGTCCGTCCACGGTGCGATGATCGACGGCCGGCTGTCGCGAGGCGAGGAGGCGTACGACCCGCGGTCGTTCGTCGCGAGCCTCGGGCCGACGCCGCTCGGCGAGCAGTCGTCGCCGGCCCTGGAGGTGATGCGATCCGGAGAGGCGTCGGGCGCGATGTTCGGCGGCACGCTCACGCAGCTCGCCGCTTCGCTGGGCACGCCGTACGCCTTCGACCCGCCCGCCGGATACGTGCTGTTCTGCGAGGAGGTCGGCGAGCGGCCGTACCGGCTCCGGCGGCTGCTGACGCAGCTCGCCCATGCGGGGCGGTTGTCGGGCGCATCCGCCGTCGTGGTCGGCGCGCTCGAGCGGTGCGATGAGCCCGGCGGCGGCATCACCGGCCGCGAGGTGATCGCCGAGTTCTTCGACGCGTTTCCTGGCCCGGTGCTGTTCGGGTTTCCGTCCGGCCACACCGTGGTGCCGTTCGTGAGCATCCCGCTCGGCGTCGAGGTGCGGGTCGTCGCCGCGCCGCATCGGCCGCGCGTGATTTTCGAAGAAGCGGCGGCAGAGTAG
- a CDS encoding threonine synthase: MSGGRSTTCRRSPISTWRSSTTSRRRRTQSCSAGSVPTFFSHLECSVPCGAGPFDPRQRHQTCTCGAPLLARYDLTAARRWPKSSLAGRDTSLWRYQEILPLFESDNGVDPPVSLGEGWTPLLRTRRLGKALGLDRLYVKDESANPTGTVRARGMATAATRALHLGARVLTMATAGSGAPAMAAYASRGGLDARVFMPRDARRPFVKECELAGAVVTLVDGPATSAVAHASDRVATSGWYHVTAFHEPYRLEGEKTLGYELAEQCGWQLPDWIGCPVGEGTAVVGLWKAFAEMAALGWIDPVRRPRLVCVQAAGCAPLVRAFGAGAEKAVAWDRPQTIADDLRIPDTSGDALALRAIRESGGVATAVGDAEMIAGVKECGQTEGLSASPGTGAVVHALRVLASEGQIKPQEIVVVLNTGSATRYLDVLAGS, from the coding sequence ATGAGCGGCGGGCGCTCGACGACGTGCAGAAGATCACCGATCAGCACGTGGCGCTCATCGACGACGTCCAGAAGAAGAAGGACGCAGAGCTGCTCGGCCGGTAGCGTGCCTACGTTCTTCTCCCACCTGGAGTGCTCGGTACCGTGCGGTGCCGGCCCCTTCGATCCGCGGCAGCGCCACCAGACGTGCACGTGCGGCGCGCCGCTGCTCGCGCGCTACGACCTGACGGCCGCGCGGCGATGGCCGAAGTCGTCGCTCGCCGGCCGCGATACCTCGCTCTGGCGCTACCAGGAGATCCTGCCGCTCTTCGAGAGCGACAACGGCGTCGATCCGCCGGTGTCGCTCGGCGAGGGGTGGACGCCCCTCCTGCGCACACGGCGGCTCGGCAAGGCGCTCGGGCTCGACCGGCTGTACGTGAAGGACGAATCCGCGAATCCCACCGGCACCGTCCGCGCGCGCGGCATGGCGACCGCCGCGACGCGCGCGCTGCACCTCGGCGCCCGCGTGCTCACGATGGCGACGGCCGGCAGCGGCGCGCCGGCCATGGCCGCGTACGCCTCGCGAGGCGGCCTCGATGCCCGCGTCTTCATGCCGCGTGATGCGCGCCGGCCGTTCGTCAAGGAGTGCGAGCTGGCGGGCGCGGTCGTGACGCTCGTGGACGGCCCAGCGACGAGCGCCGTGGCGCATGCATCCGATCGCGTGGCGACGTCGGGCTGGTATCACGTGACCGCGTTTCACGAGCCGTATCGGCTCGAAGGCGAGAAGACCCTTGGTTACGAGCTGGCCGAGCAGTGCGGCTGGCAACTCCCCGACTGGATCGGCTGCCCGGTCGGAGAAGGCACGGCCGTCGTGGGCCTCTGGAAGGCGTTTGCCGAGATGGCGGCGCTCGGCTGGATCGATCCGGTCCGCCGGCCGCGCCTCGTCTGCGTGCAGGCGGCTGGCTGCGCGCCGCTCGTCCGCGCCTTCGGCGCCGGCGCCGAGAAAGCGGTGGCGTGGGACCGGCCGCAGACGATCGCGGACGATCTGCGGATTCCCGACACGTCGGGAGACGCGCTGGCGCTCCGCGCAATCCGCGAGAGCGGCGGCGTCGCCACGGCGGTCGGCGACGCCGAGATGATCGCCGGCGTGAAAGAGTGCGGTCAGACGGAAGGGCTGAGCGCGTCGCCCGGCACGGGCGCCGTCGTGCACGCCCTGCGCGTGCTGGCCAGCGAAGGCCAGATCAAACCGCAGGAAATCGTCGTCGTCCTCAACACCGGCAGCGCCACGCGGTACTTGGATGTGCTCGCGGGCAGTTGA
- the lolA gene encoding outer membrane lipoprotein chaperone LolA, with product MGPTRLTLTVLLAAASSVLAQAPPAAADLAARIQARYASVRDFTADFTQTQTSAISRGTYVDRGKVAVKKPGRMRWVTSTGSRSELVADGSQLYFYLPKDKIVQVSPMPKDSQASTALLLLAGRGDLTRDFTPDPDVERGPNDWRLTLMPAAPQPDFKTLTLAVDRSSLQLRGLTVVDAQGGVQRFEFSNLRENQGLPDSTFAFTIPKGVEVRRAGTQGQPARPAQVP from the coding sequence ATGGGTCCAACCCGACTCACGTTGACGGTCCTGCTCGCTGCCGCGTCCAGCGTGCTGGCGCAGGCGCCACCGGCGGCTGCCGATCTCGCGGCGCGCATCCAGGCGCGCTACGCGTCGGTCCGTGACTTCACCGCCGACTTCACGCAGACGCAGACGAGCGCGATCAGCCGCGGCACCTACGTCGACCGCGGCAAGGTTGCCGTCAAGAAGCCGGGCCGCATGCGGTGGGTGACGAGCACCGGCAGCCGAAGCGAGCTCGTGGCCGACGGCTCGCAGCTCTACTTCTATCTGCCGAAGGACAAGATCGTCCAGGTGAGCCCGATGCCGAAGGACTCGCAGGCGTCGACCGCGCTGCTGCTGCTCGCGGGCCGCGGCGACCTCACGAGGGACTTCACGCCGGATCCCGACGTCGAGCGCGGTCCGAACGACTGGCGCCTCACGCTCATGCCGGCCGCGCCGCAGCCGGATTTCAAGACGCTGACGCTGGCCGTGGACCGGTCGTCGCTGCAGCTTCGTGGGCTGACGGTCGTGGACGCCCAGGGCGGCGTGCAGCGCTTCGAGTTCTCGAACCTGCGCGAGAACCAGGGTCTTCCGGACTCGACCTTCGCCTTCACCATTCCCAAAGGCGTCGAAGTGCGCCGAGCGGGAACGCAAGGCCAGCCGGCGCGGCCGGCTCAGGTGCCGTAG
- the mpl gene encoding UDP-N-acetylmuramate:L-alanyl-gamma-D-glutamyl-meso-diaminopimelate ligase: MARFHFIGICGTAMGTLALMLRARGHDVQGSDHAMYPPMSEYLARQEVRVFDGFDAAHITPELDVVVIGNAVSRGNPELENVLDRKIRYMSLPEVIREQFLWQAHSIVIAGTHGKTTTTALTGWLLTAGGLDPSVLVGGIARNFDGSYRLGSGRDFVIEGDEYDSAFFDKTAKFLKYLPDVAVIGNLEYDHADIYPDMESLRVAFRRLLTLVPQHGRVLVGIDSAEAAGLIPFARSSVETFGLAAEADWRASAIEAAEGRVRFDVWHRGEPFGRFESPLLGVHNVRNALAGIAVGHAVGLSSDAMEKGLRSFAGVKRRLELRGVVRGVSVFDDFAHHPTAILETLRAVRWSYPGRRVWGVFEPRSATSCRRIFQDDFARAFAESGADEIVIADVFRGTLPPDQRLSVEDLVAAVTTAGVHARHVSTAARIAETIAEEARDGDLVIVMSNGGFDGLHARLLEALAR, translated from the coding sequence ATGGCGCGTTTTCACTTCATCGGGATCTGCGGCACGGCAATGGGCACGCTGGCGCTGATGCTCAGGGCTCGTGGCCACGACGTCCAAGGATCGGATCACGCCATGTATCCGCCGATGAGCGAGTATCTCGCGCGCCAAGAGGTGCGCGTGTTCGACGGATTCGATGCGGCGCACATCACGCCGGAGCTCGACGTGGTGGTGATTGGCAACGCCGTGTCACGCGGCAACCCGGAGCTCGAGAACGTGCTGGATCGCAAGATCCGGTACATGTCGCTGCCGGAGGTCATCCGCGAGCAGTTCCTCTGGCAGGCGCACTCGATCGTGATCGCCGGCACCCACGGGAAGACGACGACGACCGCGTTGACGGGGTGGCTGCTGACGGCCGGGGGACTGGATCCCAGCGTGCTCGTGGGCGGCATCGCGCGCAACTTCGACGGCAGCTACCGGCTCGGCAGCGGACGCGACTTCGTCATCGAGGGCGACGAGTACGACAGCGCGTTCTTCGACAAGACGGCGAAGTTCCTGAAATACCTGCCTGACGTCGCCGTCATCGGGAACCTCGAGTACGACCACGCCGACATTTACCCCGACATGGAATCGCTGCGCGTGGCCTTTCGCCGGCTCTTGACGCTCGTGCCGCAGCATGGCCGCGTGCTCGTCGGCATCGACAGCGCCGAAGCCGCCGGCCTGATTCCCTTCGCGCGTTCGAGCGTCGAGACGTTCGGGCTGGCGGCGGAGGCCGACTGGCGCGCCTCCGCCATCGAGGCCGCGGAGGGGAGAGTACGGTTCGACGTCTGGCATCGTGGCGAACCGTTCGGCCGGTTCGAGTCGCCGCTCCTTGGCGTCCACAACGTGCGCAACGCCCTGGCGGGCATCGCCGTCGGTCATGCCGTCGGGCTGTCGAGCGATGCGATGGAGAAGGGGCTGCGCTCGTTCGCCGGCGTCAAACGCCGGCTCGAGCTCCGAGGCGTCGTCCGTGGTGTGTCGGTCTTCGATGACTTCGCACACCATCCGACGGCGATTCTCGAAACGTTGCGGGCGGTCCGCTGGTCGTATCCCGGCCGGCGTGTCTGGGGCGTGTTCGAGCCGCGATCCGCGACATCGTGCCGCCGGATCTTCCAGGACGACTTCGCCCGGGCGTTCGCCGAATCCGGTGCGGACGAGATCGTGATCGCTGACGTCTTCCGCGGCACGCTTCCGCCTGACCAGCGGCTGTCGGTCGAGGATCTCGTCGCGGCCGTGACGACCGCGGGCGTGCACGCACGGCACGTTTCGACGGCCGCCAGGATTGCGGAGACGATTGCCGAGGAAGCGCGTGACGGCGACCTCGTGATCGTCATGTCCAACGGCGGCTTCGATGGGCTGCACGCACGGCTGCTCGAGGCCCTCGCCCGCTGA
- the rplS gene encoding 50S ribosomal protein L19 — MKAIEAVEQGHLTERPAMRSGDTVRVHVKVREGDKERIQVFEGSVIAMHRGGARATFTVRKVSFGQGVERIFPLHSPTIDRIEVVRGAKVRRAKLYFLRDLRGKAARMKEQKRA; from the coding sequence ATGAAGGCGATCGAAGCTGTTGAGCAAGGCCACCTGACCGAGCGGCCCGCCATGCGTTCTGGCGACACCGTCCGCGTGCACGTGAAGGTCCGCGAGGGCGACAAGGAGCGCATCCAGGTGTTCGAGGGCTCGGTGATCGCCATGCATCGCGGCGGCGCGCGGGCCACGTTCACCGTGCGCAAGGTCTCGTTCGGCCAGGGCGTCGAACGCATCTTCCCGCTGCACTCGCCGACGATCGATCGGATCGAGGTCGTCCGCGGCGCCAAGGTCCGCCGGGCCAAGCTCTACTTCCTGCGCGACCTGCGCGGGAAGGCCGCGCGCATGAAGGAACAGAAGCGCGCCTAG
- a CDS encoding helix-turn-helix domain-containing protein: MDDLGFRLRSAREAQGVSLREIAARTKISVGTLEALERNDYSRLPGGIFGRAFVRAYALEIGADPDETVTAFQARLEESEREAAERGAIRAEISQDDRDFLARQRLAIRALRAVLALVVLVVIVAVVWWARRP, translated from the coding sequence ATGGACGATCTCGGATTCCGGCTCAGGAGCGCGCGTGAGGCGCAGGGCGTATCGCTGCGCGAGATCGCCGCCCGCACGAAGATCTCCGTCGGCACGCTCGAGGCGCTCGAGCGCAACGACTACTCGCGCCTTCCGGGCGGGATCTTCGGGCGAGCGTTCGTGCGGGCCTACGCCCTCGAGATCGGTGCCGATCCTGACGAGACGGTCACGGCCTTCCAGGCGCGGCTGGAGGAGAGCGAGCGCGAGGCGGCCGAGCGCGGCGCGATTCGCGCCGAGATCAGCCAGGACGATCGCGATTTCCTCGCGCGCCAGCGGCTCGCCATCCGTGCCCTGCGCGCGGTGCTCGCGCTCGTCGTCCTCGTGGTCATCGTCGCGGTCGTTTGGTGGGCCCGGCGCCCTTAG
- a CDS encoding DUF86 domain-containing protein, with product MSPRDLVYVGHMLDMARKAVAKVKNLPRETYDTDENLRLALIHLVQVIGEAARQVSREFAAAHSEIPWENIVGMRHKVVHDYLGVDEDIVWQVVTADLPKLVKAPEPLVPRAS from the coding sequence ATGTCGCCGCGTGATCTCGTCTACGTCGGGCACATGCTCGACATGGCGAGGAAGGCGGTGGCCAAGGTCAAGAATCTTCCCCGCGAGACCTACGACACCGATGAGAACCTGCGCCTCGCCCTCATTCATCTCGTTCAGGTGATCGGCGAAGCGGCCCGCCAAGTGTCACGCGAGTTCGCAGCGGCCCATTCCGAAATCCCTTGGGAGAACATCGTCGGGATGCGCCACAAAGTCGTGCACGACTATCTCGGCGTGGACGAAGACATCGTGTGGCAAGTCGTCACTGCGGATCTCCCGAAGCTCGTCAAGGCGCCGGAACCGCTGGTTCCACGGGCGTCTTGA
- the murA gene encoding UDP-N-acetylglucosamine 1-carboxyvinyltransferase — protein MAELALRGGRRLSGRVAVSGNKNAALPILAATLLTTDTCELRNVPRIRDVAVMSALLRSIGASVEGEGTSTLRVTCGDIVSASPDAALTGRLRGSVLLLGALLGRMGRAVLAPPGGDFPARRTIATHVRALLAMGARLVDTPSGYTLEAGSGLTGASMYLLEASVTGTETALLAAALAKGATEIRNAACEPHVAELCTFLESMGCGVEGIGTSTIRIDPPGRLRGATHTLRGDYIEAASWGVVGAITGGEVEITGACAEDLEPIAAVMAEMRLDFDLADQRFAVRPSQLVGMRRLTTGLWPAFPSDIVSLVTVLATQAAGATLVHDWMYELRLFALEQLSAMRADLFLCDPHRIIVTGPTKLRGRTLDSRDIRSGMALVAAALVAEGESTILEIETVERGYEDLVDRLRSLGADVVRYGT, from the coding sequence ATGGCGGAACTTGCACTGCGCGGCGGCCGGCGCCTGTCCGGGCGAGTGGCGGTGAGCGGCAACAAGAACGCCGCGCTGCCGATCCTCGCCGCGACGCTCCTGACGACCGACACCTGCGAGCTGCGCAACGTGCCGCGGATTCGAGACGTCGCCGTGATGAGCGCGCTCCTGCGATCGATCGGCGCATCGGTCGAAGGGGAGGGGACGTCGACGCTGCGCGTCACGTGCGGCGACATCGTGTCGGCCTCTCCCGATGCGGCGCTCACCGGGCGGCTGCGCGGTTCGGTGCTGCTCTTGGGCGCCCTGCTGGGCCGCATGGGCCGCGCCGTGCTGGCACCTCCCGGTGGCGACTTCCCCGCGCGGCGGACGATCGCCACGCACGTCCGCGCGCTCCTTGCCATGGGGGCACGCCTCGTCGACACGCCGTCCGGCTACACGCTCGAGGCGGGATCCGGGCTGACGGGTGCGTCGATGTACCTGCTCGAAGCGTCGGTGACCGGCACCGAGACCGCGTTGCTCGCCGCCGCGCTGGCGAAGGGCGCGACCGAGATCCGGAACGCCGCATGCGAACCACACGTCGCCGAGCTCTGCACGTTTCTCGAGAGCATGGGTTGCGGGGTGGAGGGGATCGGCACGTCGACGATTCGCATCGACCCGCCCGGCCGGCTCCGCGGCGCGACGCACACCCTGCGCGGCGACTACATCGAGGCTGCGTCCTGGGGCGTCGTCGGGGCGATCACGGGCGGCGAGGTCGAGATCACCGGCGCGTGCGCGGAAGACCTCGAGCCCATCGCCGCCGTGATGGCCGAGATGCGGCTCGACTTCGACCTGGCGGATCAGCGTTTCGCCGTGCGTCCGTCGCAGCTCGTCGGGATGCGGCGGCTGACCACCGGGCTCTGGCCGGCCTTCCCGAGCGACATCGTCAGCCTCGTGACCGTGCTGGCGACGCAGGCCGCCGGTGCCACGCTCGTGCACGACTGGATGTACGAGCTTCGGCTCTTCGCCCTCGAGCAGTTGAGCGCCATGCGCGCGGATCTGTTCCTGTGCGATCCCCACCGGATCATCGTCACCGGTCCGACGAAACTGCGAGGCCGGACGCTCGACAGCCGCGACATCCGATCCGGCATGGCGCTCGTGGCGGCGGCGCTCGTCGCCGAAGGAGAGAGCACCATCCTGGAGATCGAGACCGTGGAGCGGGGCTACGAAGACCTGGTGGACCGGCTTCGCAGCCTGGGCGCGGACGTCGTGCGCTACGGCACCTGA
- the murB gene encoding UDP-N-acetylmuramate dehydrogenase: protein MDLQRFDAAAGEWLGFERLRADVPLATLTTFRVGGPADRLAEVRTIEELTRIVELAASTDVPLTLLGGGSNVVAPDEGIRGVVVRLNLAAITQPSADAVRAEAGATINGLVRWTVGRGLAGLEAWAGTPGTVGGAIHGNAHWAGRNIGDLVRRVMVLSRDGRQVVIDAAAMDFGYDSSRLQRSGEIAVWAEFTVRPGDPETLRATARASLAFRKRTQPLAAPSAGCVFQNPDPDRDRVPPGLPASAGALVDRAGLKGFRVGGASISDRHANFVVNDGTATAADVRAVVEAARRAVRERFGVVLRDEVVWLGRS from the coding sequence ATGGATCTGCAGCGCTTCGATGCCGCGGCGGGGGAGTGGCTCGGCTTCGAGCGGCTGCGCGCGGACGTCCCGCTTGCGACGCTCACGACCTTTCGCGTGGGTGGGCCGGCCGATCGGCTCGCGGAGGTTCGCACGATCGAGGAGCTGACGCGCATCGTCGAGCTGGCGGCGTCGACGGACGTTCCCCTCACGCTGCTCGGCGGCGGCTCGAACGTGGTCGCGCCCGACGAGGGGATCCGCGGCGTCGTCGTGCGGCTGAACCTCGCGGCCATCACGCAGCCGTCGGCCGATGCCGTCAGGGCGGAGGCCGGCGCGACGATCAACGGGCTCGTGCGCTGGACGGTGGGACGTGGGCTCGCTGGCCTAGAAGCATGGGCCGGGACGCCGGGGACGGTCGGCGGCGCGATTCACGGCAACGCCCACTGGGCTGGGCGCAACATCGGCGATCTCGTGCGGCGCGTGATGGTGCTCTCGCGCGACGGGCGCCAGGTGGTGATCGACGCCGCCGCGATGGACTTCGGGTACGACTCCAGCCGGTTGCAGCGTTCAGGCGAGATCGCGGTGTGGGCGGAGTTCACCGTGCGGCCGGGCGATCCCGAGACGCTCAGGGCAACGGCGCGGGCATCGCTCGCGTTCCGGAAGCGGACGCAGCCGCTGGCCGCGCCAAGCGCCGGCTGCGTCTTCCAGAACCCCGATCCGGACCGCGACCGCGTGCCGCCCGGCTTGCCGGCCTCGGCGGGCGCGCTGGTGGACCGGGCCGGGCTGAAAGGCTTCCGGGTGGGCGGCGCCAGCATCTCGGACCGTCACGCCAACTTCGTCGTCAACGACGGTACGGCGACGGCGGCCGACGTGCGCGCGGTCGTCGAAGCCGCGCGCCGCGCGGTGCGGGAGCGTTTCGGCGTCGTGCTGCGCGACGAAGTGGTCTGGCTCGGGAGGTCCTGA
- the nagZ gene encoding beta-N-acetylhexosaminidase, translating into MWLRDFRRHVGRLAIVGFTGESVPDSLRELARAFDLGGVVYFRRNVRDPLQLAELSREVAALAGDWPLWIAVDQEGGRVARLTAPFTEWPPARVLGHSGDETLARRFAQALAAELDAVGINLDFAPVLDVLTNPANPVVGDRAISDRADDVARLGAVVIRTLQEAGIAACGKHFPGHGDASVDSHEALPVVEHDRRRLDAVELVPFRRAIAEDVAAIMTAHLLMPAFDERRPATLSSRLISGLLKRDLGFGGLVMTDDLGMKAVTAEMPGPEAAVSAIEAGCDVVLLCNAPVDEQVAALEALIYAAESGRLTTDRVDDAFGRQARAKTRFLAPARRARAGLDRVGALEHQTIARDMAAWR; encoded by the coding sequence ATGTGGCTGCGCGATTTCCGCCGTCATGTCGGCCGCCTGGCGATCGTGGGCTTCACCGGCGAGTCCGTGCCCGACAGCCTGCGCGAGCTCGCCAGAGCGTTCGATCTCGGCGGCGTCGTCTACTTCCGGCGCAACGTCCGCGACCCGCTGCAGCTCGCCGAGCTGTCGCGCGAGGTCGCCGCGCTCGCCGGCGACTGGCCGCTGTGGATCGCGGTCGACCAGGAGGGCGGCCGCGTGGCACGGCTGACGGCGCCCTTCACCGAATGGCCGCCCGCCCGCGTGCTCGGGCACAGCGGCGACGAGACGCTTGCCCGCCGGTTCGCGCAAGCCCTCGCCGCCGAGCTCGACGCCGTGGGAATCAACCTCGACTTCGCGCCGGTGCTCGACGTCCTCACGAACCCGGCCAATCCCGTGGTCGGCGATCGGGCGATCAGCGATCGAGCGGATGACGTCGCCCGCCTCGGCGCCGTCGTGATCCGGACCCTGCAGGAGGCCGGCATTGCCGCGTGTGGAAAGCACTTTCCGGGTCACGGCGATGCGAGCGTCGATTCGCACGAGGCGCTGCCCGTGGTCGAGCACGATCGCCGGCGCCTCGACGCCGTCGAGCTCGTTCCCTTCAGACGCGCGATCGCCGAAGACGTGGCGGCGATCATGACGGCGCACCTGCTGATGCCCGCGTTCGACGAGCGTCGCCCGGCCACGCTGTCGTCGCGCCTGATCAGCGGCCTGCTCAAGCGCGATCTCGGCTTCGGCGGGCTCGTCATGACCGATGACCTCGGGATGAAGGCCGTCACCGCGGAGATGCCGGGACCGGAGGCGGCCGTGAGCGCGATCGAGGCGGGCTGCGACGTCGTGCTGCTGTGCAACGCGCCGGTCGACGAGCAGGTGGCAGCGCTCGAGGCGCTGATCTACGCGGCCGAGTCCGGCCGGCTGACGACGGACCGCGTCGACGACGCGTTCGGCAGGCAGGCGAGGGCCAAGACACGGTTTCTCGCGCCGGCCCGCCGCGCGCGCGCCGGCCTCGATCGCGTCGGGGCGCTCGAACACCAGACCATCGCCCGGGACATGGCTGCGTGGCGCTGA
- a CDS encoding thiamine phosphate synthase, with translation MPVRPGDPARLTPPVVCLVTDRRQLTPDARTEAAALTALEALIDDAIAEGIGMVQVREPDLAAASLAALVRRIVLRKGAAATLVLVNDRADVAIVASADGVHLRASSPPADRIRQLRPSWVLGRSVHAGEPRGLEDDVDYALFGTVFPSASKPAGHRAVGLDGLAAAVTASRAPVIAIGGIETPVQAAACARAGAIGVAGIRLFLPEGSVAGALGVRRAVRELTAAMAAAA, from the coding sequence ATGCCCGTCCGTCCAGGTGATCCTGCGCGGCTGACGCCTCCGGTCGTCTGCCTCGTCACCGACCGGCGGCAACTGACACCGGACGCCCGGACCGAAGCCGCGGCGCTGACGGCGCTCGAAGCCCTGATCGACGACGCCATCGCGGAGGGCATCGGGATGGTCCAGGTGCGGGAGCCCGACCTCGCGGCCGCGAGTCTCGCCGCGCTCGTGCGGCGGATCGTGTTGCGCAAAGGGGCGGCCGCGACGCTCGTGCTGGTCAACGACCGCGCGGACGTCGCGATCGTGGCGTCGGCCGATGGCGTGCACCTGCGCGCCAGCTCGCCACCAGCCGATCGGATTCGCCAGTTGCGCCCATCCTGGGTTCTGGGACGATCCGTCCACGCGGGCGAGCCGCGCGGCCTCGAGGACGACGTGGACTACGCGCTGTTCGGTACGGTGTTCCCGAGCGCGTCGAAGCCGGCGGGCCATCGCGCGGTCGGCCTCGACGGCTTGGCCGCCGCGGTCACGGCGTCGCGTGCGCCCGTCATCGCAATCGGGGGCATCGAGACGCCGGTCCAGGCGGCAGCCTGCGCGCGGGCGGGCGCCATCGGCGTCGCCGGCATCCGGCTGTTCCTTCCTGAAGGATCGGTTGCGGGCGCGCTCGGCGTCCGTCGGGCCGTGCGGGAGTTGACGGCGGCCATGGCCGCGGCTGCGTGA
- a CDS encoding nucleotidyltransferase family protein — translation MAIVSPHLVIDRGAVTAFCQRHRIARLALFGSALRDDFGLHSDVDVLVEFQPGHVPGLNFVSMERELSALFQGRRVDLVTPKFLNQRIREQVLREAETLYVAA, via the coding sequence ATGGCCATCGTGAGCCCTCATCTGGTCATCGACCGCGGCGCGGTGACGGCGTTCTGCCAGCGGCACCGTATCGCGCGACTGGCGCTCTTCGGCTCGGCACTCCGCGACGACTTCGGCCTACATAGCGACGTCGATGTGCTGGTGGAGTTCCAGCCAGGTCATGTTCCTGGACTCAACTTCGTCAGTATGGAGCGCGAGCTGTCTGCGTTGTTCCAGGGGCGCCGGGTGGACCTCGTCACGCCAAAGTTTCTGAACCAGCGGATCAGAGAACAAGTGCTGCGGGAGGCCGAAACGCTGTATGTCGCCGCGTGA
- a CDS encoding ribonuclease HII: MENDIRRARFAHVAGVDEVGRGCLAGPVAAGAVVLRPDRYVAGVADSKLLTAAERDRLFAEIVDAAVCWHVAMVEPDEIDRLNIHRASLHAMRAAVMALAPLPGFVIVDAFRIPDLVMPQRAIAGGDRRCTAIAAASILAKVIRDRHMNTLHERDPRYGFDRHKGYATREHLDAMSRYGYSPVHRRSFRPPSLFDTMQD, translated from the coding sequence ATCGAGAACGACATCCGCCGCGCCCGGTTCGCGCACGTGGCCGGCGTGGACGAGGTCGGCCGGGGCTGCCTGGCCGGCCCGGTGGCCGCCGGCGCCGTCGTCCTGCGTCCCGATCGGTACGTCGCGGGCGTGGCGGACTCGAAGCTGCTCACCGCGGCGGAGCGCGATCGGCTGTTCGCAGAGATCGTGGACGCCGCCGTGTGCTGGCACGTGGCGATGGTCGAGCCGGACGAGATCGACCGGCTGAACATCCACCGCGCGTCGCTGCACGCCATGCGCGCCGCCGTGATGGCGCTCGCGCCGCTTCCCGGCTTCGTGATCGTCGACGCGTTCCGCATCCCGGATCTCGTCATGCCGCAGCGGGCGATCGCCGGCGGCGATCGCCGCTGCACTGCCATCGCTGCGGCCTCCATCCTCGCGAAGGTCATCCGCGACCGGCACATGAACACGCTGCACGAGCGCGATCCCCGTTACGGGTTCGACCGGCACAAGGGCTACGCGACGCGCGAACACCTCGACGCGATGAGCCGCTATGGGTACTCGCCGGTGCACCGCCGCTCGTTCAGGCCGCCGTCGCTGTTTGATACGATGCAGGACTAA